In Cutaneotrichosporon cavernicola HIS019 DNA, chromosome: 1, one DNA window encodes the following:
- a CDS encoding uncharacterized protein (Vacuolar effluxer which mediate the efflux of amino acids resulting from autophagic degradation. The release of autophagic amino acids allows the maintenance of protein synthesis and viability during nitrogen starvation), with translation MREAAELSGDFWWTEPPSPTELARHFTLGEATQVTLGTRIDLGLNRAMTMPLPKRHVIFDNQLQRPIASPKGIPLPLQESRRDTDLDLAAEAALFASPIPMTGERRTTTLRERWSWYIYYVGNSGLGPFKFALAAWLNLLHRAGWDPELGRGSSCSDGACHLHMFGAERSTHSIVLITNAISFGLQAAVFLILGSMADYGSWRPHIVTIATVIGWGACFGWLGVMSPPRWRIGTILYVGGIMAYHVALTFWTAAFLALARDHPEMQDNEKRLASGEISKVEFEHCDMLARNNLAHVSFALCSAGELVVLAVLCAIILAIARGDPESNTRALSIVCAYAAGVWIFYEQHRPGQQLPPGTTYLTAGFRQVYHTLKQFHRLKQTFLYLVAYFFLGECLNATDFDTLTLNYLLLDGIGAQVIGICVSWLVQQRWLLRTKAMLLINGFFILLITIWGCIGITQPIGFKNTWEFWLYQGFYGVFVSPFRAVSQAMISEVVPRGKEFLFFSLFAIVSQTSVVGFAVARAIIDRSGNTNLAFTFLLALGSVAMIILSRVDVEQSHYECRKYLEDEAVHVYHLRHGQVHEVAEKLAARDGVGLCSIRGDTFVV, from the exons ATGCGCGAGGCAGCCGAACTGAGTGGTGATTTCTGGTGGACAGAGCCTCCGAGTCCAACGGAGCTCGCTCGTCACTTCACCCTCGGAGAAGCGACACAGGTAACCCTCGGAACCCgcatcgacctcggcctgaACAGGGCTATGACCATGCCACTGCCAAAGAGACATGTCATATTTGACAATCAGCTGCAAAGACCAATCGCCTCTCCAAAAGGcatccctcttcctctACAAGAATCACGGAGAGacaccgacctcgacctcgcagccgaggcggcgctctTCGCCTCCCCCATCCCAATGACCGGCGAACGACGCACAACAACCCTTCGCGAACGATGG AGCTGGTACATCTACTACGTGGGCAACTCGGGACTAGGTCCATTCAAATTCGCCCTGGCCGCATGGCTCAACCTGCTCCACCGCGCCGGGTGGGATCCCGAACTTGGTCGTGGCTCGAGTTgcagcgacggcgcgtGCCATCTCCACATGTTCGGAGCTGAGCGGAGTACCCATTCGATTGTGTTGATCACCAACGCGATCAGCTTTGGCCTGCAAGCCGCCGTCTTCCTCATACTGGGCAGTATGGCCGACTACGGGTCGTGGCGGCCACATATCGTGACTATCGCGACGGTGATTGGGTGGGGCGCCTGCTTTGGCTGGCTGGGGGTGatgtcgccgccgcgatgGCGCATCGGTACCATTCTTTATGTCGGGGGTATTATGGCGTACCACGTCGCCCTTACTTTCTGGACTGCTGCGTTTCTGGCGTTGGCCCGCGACCACCCCGAGATGCAAGACAACGAAAAGAGGCTGGCCTCAGGGGAGATCAG CAAGGTCGAGTTTGAACACTGCGACATGTTGGCTCGCAACAACCTCGCTCACGTGTCGTTCGCCCTTTGCTCGGCTGGagaactcgtcgtcctcgccgtgcTCTGCGCAATCATCCTCGCCATTGCGCGCGGTGACCCCGAGAGCAATACACGTGCGCTCTCAATCGTATGCGCATACGCCGCTGGTGTATGGA TCTTCTACGAACAGCATCGCCCCGGACAACAGCTCCCGCCTGGCACAACCTACCTGACCGCCGGCTTTCGGCAGGTTTACCATACCCTCAAGCAGTTTCATCGACTCAAACAAACATTCCTCTACCTCGTCGCCTACTTCTTCCTCGGTGAATGCCTCAACGCGACCG ACTTTGACACCCTCACGCTCAATTACCTCCTCCTGGACGGCATCGGAGCACAAGTAATAGGTATCTGCGTTTCGTGGCTCGTCCAACAGCGCTGGCTATTGCGAACCAAGGCCATGCTCCTCATC AACGGCTTCTTCATTCTCCTCATCACGATATGGGGATGCATCGGCATCACCCAGCCGATCGGGTTCAAAAACACCTGGGAGTTCTGGTTGTATCAGG GCTTTTACGGCGTGTTCGTCTCGCCCTTCCGTGCAGTTAGCCAGGCCATGATCTCTGAGGTCGTTCCGCGCGGCAAGGAGTTTTTAttcttctccctcttcgCCATCGTCAGCCAAACTAGCGTAGTGGGGTTCGCCGTAGCTAGAGCCATCATCGACCGGTCGGGCAACACCAACTTGGCATTCACGTTCTTGCTTGCGCTTGGCTCGGTCGCCATGATTATCCTCTCCAGGGTCGATGTCGAGCAGTCCCACTACGAATGCAGGAAAtacctcgaggacgaggcggtgcaCGTGTACCACCTCCGGCACGGACAAGTccacgaggtcgccgagaaGCTTGCGGCGCGTGACGGAGTGGGATTGTGTAGCATCCGCGGGGACACCTTTGTAGTGTAG
- a CDS encoding uncharacterized protein (Protein of unknown function (DUF2804)) — MRENELTSPVSLTRENKFNRAAHGWARQPIVDTSGIHDRKDNLSWGSNKRWEYWCVMTPTHILACTIASLDFLSSAEVWIFDRATNEAVLAKGAAAMGDQGAQAATLPAQVESGPATYSGGGVEVCIEQVEGGTRIRASAEGGGFDILAARPLGHERLAVVVPWSDDLFQYTVKDVSRPASGTVTVGGVTTELEGESWAVLDHGRGRWPSSIQWNWGAGCGRATDGRAVGLQVGDKWTDGTGSTENSFLLNGRLYKISEKLKWEYDLSAPLERWRVYGAGLNATLTPFYDKFSKTDAKIVRSRTDQCFGIWEGSFDTGSEVVRFTDVIGFAEDVERKW; from the coding sequence ATGCGCGAGAACGAGCTCACCTCCCCCGTCTCCCTCACCAGGGAGAACAAGTTCAACCGCGCCGCTCATGGGTGGGCGCGCCAGCCAATCGTCGACACGTCCGGCATCCACGACCGGAAGGACAACCTGTCCTGGGGCTCAAACAAGCGATGGGAGTACTGGTGTGTCATGACGCCCACCCACATCCTCGCATGTACCATTGCAAGTCTCGACTTCCTGTCCTCTGCCGAGGTGTGGATTTTCGACCGGGCGACAAACGAGGCTGTTTTGGCAAAGGGCGCCGCTGCGATGGGAGACCAAGGGGCTCAGGCAGCAACGCTTCCAGCGCAAGTCGAATCTGGACCGGCAACGTATTcgggtggtggggttgaGGTGTGCATCGAACAGGTTGAGGGAGGGACGCGGATCCGTGCTTCTGCCGAGGGTGGTGGATTCGATATCTTGGCTGCCCGGCCTCTGGGACATGAGCGAttggcggtggtggtgccaTGGAGCGACGACCTGTTCCAGTATACTGTCAAAGACGTTTCGCGCCCCGCCTCGGGCACCGTCACTGTTGGAGGGGTCACTACGGAATTGGAGGGGGAGAGCTGGGCGGTGCTGGACCATgggcgggggaggtggCCTTCGTCCATCCAGTGGAATTGGGGGGCTGGGTGCGGCCGGGCGACGGATGGGCGCGCTGTTGGACTCCAGGTCGGCGATAAGTGGACGGACGGCACAGGGAGTACGGAGAACTCGTTCCTGCTCAATGGAAGGCTTTACAAGATCTCGGAGAAACTCAAGTGGGAGTACGACCTCTCGGCACCACTTGAACGGTGGCGTGTCTATGGTGCTGGGCTCAACGCAACCCTCACCCCGTTCTACGACAAGTTCTCCAAGACAGACGCTAAGATCGTCAGGTCGCGGACCGACCAGTGCTTTGGTATTTGGGAGGGGAGCTTCGACACTGGTTCCGAGGTCGTGCGGTTCACGGACGTCATTGGGTTCGCGGAGGATGTCGAGCGTAAGTGGTAG
- a CDS encoding uncharacterized protein (Alcohol dehydrogenase GroES-like domain) translates to MTASSTLPATSKAAVIVEPYNIVVKDVPTPQIKEDNDAIIKTTASGLCGSDLHIYRGHQPGPYNYVIGHEVVGTIAAVGPGVNKFKVGDKVVAPFATTCGRCFYCKQGYTSRCNGGGQLLGSAANPGAQAEYVRIPEAEASLHHAPDDIPEQLLLLMADILPTGYSAAYNARHLLDDHQVQPVGAFEVGVVKQPPGKRGVAVVIGCGPVGLCAITSALSMFEKVFATDLAPHRLKQAEKHGAIALQGEELKKAVLEATNGLGADAAIEVVGHQSALDTGIDLLRPWGVLSSCGLHTHDVTIPGLTLYGKNLRLQFGRCSVPTFTPAALEILRQHQDLFSHFIEHEVPLEKAPEYYKEFEQNKIGKTVFVF, encoded by the exons ATGACTGCCTCTTCAACTCTTCCCGCTACCTCCAAGGCTGCCGTCATCGTGGAGCCCTACAACATTgtcgtcaaggacgtccccaccccccagatcaaggaggacaaCGATGCGATCATCAAGACCACCGCCTCGGGTCTTTGTG GCTCCGACCTACACATCTACCGCGGCCACCAGCCGGGACCCTACAACTACGTGATCGGCCACGAGGTTGTCGGCACCATTGCGGCCGTCGGCCCCGGCGTCAACAAGttcaaggtcggcgacaAGGTTGTTGCGCCGTTCGCGACTACCTGTG gtcGCTGCTTCTACTGCAAGCAAGGATACACTTCTCGCTGTAATGGCGGTGGACAGCTTCTCGGCTCCGCAGCCAACCCAGGCGCACAGGCCGAGTACGTCCGCAtccccgaggccgaggcgtcGCTCCACCACGCACCCGACGATATCCCCGAACAGCTCCTGCTTCTTATGGCCGACATCCTGCCCACCGGCTACAGTGCCGCCTACAACGcccgccacctcctcgatgaCCACCAGGTCCAGCCTGTTGGAGCCTTTGAAGTCGGAGTTGTCAAGCAGCCTCCCGGCAAGCGCGGCGTTGCTGTCGTCATTGGATGTGGTCCTGTCGGACTGTGTGCCATCACCTCTGCGCTGAGTATGTTTGAAAAGGTGTTCGCAACAGACCTCGCCCCACACCGCCTCAAGCAGGCCGAAAAGCACGgcgccatcgccctccAGGGCGAAGAGCTCAAAAAGGCCGTTCTCGAGGCTACGAATGGACTTGGCGCCGATGCAGCCATCGAGGTTGTGGGACACCAGAGCGCCCTCGACACTGGTATCGATCTTCTCCGTCCTTGGGGCGTGCTCTCGAGCTGTGGTCTGCACACGCACGACGTGACCATCCCCGGTCTTACGCTTTATGGAAAGAA cctccgcctccagTTCGGCCGCTGCTCCGTGCCAACGTTCACGCCGGCTGCGCTCGAGATCCTCCGCCAGCACCAGGACCTCTTCTCCCACTTTATCGAGCACGAGGTTCCCCTCGAGAAGGCGCCAGAGTATTACAAGGAGTTTGAGCAGAACAAGATTGGCAAGACTGTGTTTGTGTTCTAG
- a CDS encoding uncharacterized protein (Indoleamine 2,3-dioxygenase), whose translation MIRARLATQAIRPLSRGVTTSAPRALATHASDSHVVKAKAWENPFPNDTFAVGPKNGFLPTKDPLETLPQEYEAMDTLLENMRLQKKDGKPGLLMTGEFGAAVDRDLPEYDISKVTDGELLSALYRDLTFVASAYLLEPCDLQYRKDKTYGLGRQTLPRNIAVPLHQAAEKIGQRPFMEYALSYALYNYRRKDKSKGIDYDNLDLIRAFSGYPDEYGFILVHVAMVRHSGDLTSASLRALDSAATGDRPGFDKAMTDLLATYQKINNVMETMWGRSKPEGYLSYRTFIMGTKNQPMFPNGVMYEGVSDEPFKMRGESGANDSMVPLGDNLLEITSRMPSNPLTEVLRDFRSYRPRNHQEFLTYVQQRASAVGIRDFALKNANSAAMYLANVDQIRAFRHRHWLFTKEYILKRTTHPVATGGSPIVTWLPNQLDAVLKQMIETDSMIDREALKPQYRAMVEEISLRAEAQQRVLTREVAKLSAERGHQSVGVDAVERDGAAAGGYAATA comes from the exons ATGATccgcgctcgcctcgcTACCCAGGCCATCCGCCCTCTCTCGCGCGGCGTCACCACGTCGGCACCTCGTGCCCTCGCGACCCACGCGTCCGACAGCCacgtcgtcaaggccaaggcatGGGAGAACCCTTTCCCGAACGACACCTTTGCTGTCGGTCCCAAGAACGGTTTCCTGCCCACCAAGGATCCCCTCGAGACCCTTCCACAAGAGTATGAGGCGATGGAcacgctcctcgagaaCATGCGCCTCCAGAAGaaggacggcaagcccGGTCTCCTCATGACCGGCGAATttggcgcggcggtcgaccgcgacctcCCCGAATACGACATCTCCAAAGTCACtgacggcgagctcctctCTG CGCTCTACCGCGACCTTACTTTTGTCGCTTCCGCTTACCTTCTCGAGCCATGCGACCTCCAGTACCGCAAGGACAAGACCTACGGTCTTGGCCGCCAGACCCTCCCCCGTAACATTGCCGTTCCCCTCCACCAGGCCGCTGAGAAGATTGGCCAGCGCCCGTTCATGGAGTATGCCCTCTCGTACGCTCTCTACAACTATCGCCGCAAGGACAAGTCCAAGGGCATCGACTAtgacaacctcgacctcatccGTGCCTTCTCGGGCTACCCCGACGAGTACGGTTTCATCCTCGTTCACGTCGCCATGGTCCGCCACTCTGGTGACctcacctcggcctcgctccGTGCCCTTGACTCGGCCGCAACCGGCGACCGCCCCGGTTTCGACAAGGCCATGaccgacctcctcgccacgTACCAGAAGATCAACAACGTCATGGAGACCATGTGGGGCCGATCCAAGCCCGAGGGATACCTCTCCTACCGCACTTTTATCATGGGCACCAAGAACCAGCCCATGTTCCCCAACGGGGTCATGTACGAGGGCGTCTCGGACGAGCCGTTCAAGATGCGCGGCGAGTCGGGTGCCAACGACTCGATGGTTCCTCTCGGTgacaacctcctcgagatcACCTCCAGGATGCCCAGCAACCCGCTCACCGAGGTCCTCCGCGACTTCCGTTCCTACCGCCCCCGCAACCACCAGGAGTTCCTCACCTATGTCCAGCAGCGTGCCAGCGCCGTCGGCATTCGCGACTTTGCTCTCAAGAACGCCAACTCTGCCGCCATGTACCTTGCCAACGTTGACCAGATCCGCGCCTTCCGCCACCGTC ACTGGCTGTTCACCAAGGAGTACATCCTGAAACGTACAACGCACCCCGTCGCTACTGGCGGCTCGCCGATCGTCACCTGGCTCCCGAaccagctcgacgctgTCCTCAAGCAGATGATCGAGACCGACTCGATGATCGACCGTGAGGCTCTCAAGCCCCAGTACCGCGCCATGGTTGAGGAGATCTccctccgcgccgaggctCAGCAGCGCGTGCTCACccgcgaggtcgccaagctTTCGGCTGAGCGCGGACACCAGTcggtcggcgtcgacgccgtcgagcgtgaCGGCGCTGCCGCCGGGGGGTACGCTGCGACTGCCTAA
- a CDS encoding uncharacterized protein (Fungal specific transcription factor domain), producing the protein MASASDSPLPSGYGAKRKRISRACDRCNKLGRKCLPGSGNMCQSCVDYGDNCTYDRPMGKRGAPPKAQRMKKELQRTLLPDGLGHEQILHLVNAWYTAVYPIYHYFSWRHYAFDVHEKRYEHDAAFRSTVLVMCAIAAARIRDGAYQPASGQVAENDIPVDPDVLRAAAVASLVPMPPNRPLEFEDLRAASLIHVLGQQNGDIELVQLSLARYHGIAACFKFHDERFWPPTLEEWQREERRALFWSTYTSDVFISLIWGGMIMHRASQCHVKYPSWRLDEHNTSGETHWIVGWNTVTDLYRILHRIIETEEQQKGMALTHPPELPLEFAEPTVSIATAWPAVRALVDALPAQLRECAPLSGDVSRDIYSYTAANLLVTLQAVRMAIACAGPLPMQERCAVAGELLDTLSRIPTAYMQGISVPFVHQLGAVGSLLGGVVQGPLTVSAYIHVRQILLTLGNILSHLESSLKCSGGIAERLFDHVARIDTFMQAEASGRGQELLQDAIHTHRIAPKAESTPTVPLTAHLVPSPQLVTETSNHPSITPSDQEMFTLPDDLLQDWLFPQDQALFDSLFRGQG; encoded by the exons ATGGCAAGCGCATCAGACTCACCGCTGCCCTCAGGATATGGCGCTAAGCGTAAGCGTATCAGT CGAGCATGT GACCGGTGCAACAAGCTAGGGAGGAAG tgTCTGCCAGGCTCCGGCAACATGTGCCAGTCGTGCGTCGACTATGGTGACAACTGCACATACGACCGACCGATGGGGAAGCGCGGG GCTCCGCCCAAGGCCCAGCGGATGAAGAAGGAGTTGCAGCGGACACTGTTGCCGGATGGGTTGGGACATGAGCAGATCCtgcacctcgtcaacgcctGGTACACAGCCGTCTACCCCAT CTACCACTACTTCTCGTGGCGGCACTACGCCTTCGATGTCCACGAGAAGAGGTACGAGCACGATGCGGCGTTCCGCTCGACTGTGCTAGTCATGTGCGCGATCGCCGCTGCACGCATTCGCGACGGCGCGTACCAACCCGCTTCGGGGCAAGTCGCAGAAAACGACATCCCTGTCGATCCGGACGTCCTGCGCGCTGCAGCCGTTGCGTCACTCGTTCCGATGCCGCCTAACCGGCCGCTCGAATTCGAAGACCTGCGCGCTGCCAGCCTCATCCACGTTCTTGGACAGCAAAACGGCGACATCGAGCTTGTGCAGCTATCCCTCGCGCGGTATCACGGTATTGCGGCGTGCTTCAAATTCCACGACGAGCGTTTCTGGCCGCCGACGCTGGAGGAATGGCAGCGGGAAGAGCGGCGAGCCTTG TTCTGGTCCACATACACGTCGGACGTGTTCATCTCGCTCATCTGGGGTGGGATGATCATGCACCGAGCGTCACAATGTCATGTCAAGTACCCGAGTTGGCGGCTCGATGAACACAACACCTCGGGCGAGACGCACTGGATCGTGGGGTGGAACACTGTCACGGACCTGTACCGCATTCTCCACCGCATCATCGAGACGGAAGAACAACAGAAGGGTATGGCTCTCACACATCCACCTGAACTGCCACTCGAGTTCGCCGAGCCGACTGTTTCCATAGCGACAGCGTGGCCGGCTgtgcgcgcgctcgtcgacgcaTTGCCAGCGCAGCTGCGGGAGTGTGCACCGCTGTCAGGCGACGTGTCCCGCGACATCTACAGCTACACGGCTGCCAACCTACTCGTGACGCTACAGGCGGTGCGCATGGCGATCGCCTGCGCCGGGCCACTGCCGATGCAGGAGCGTTGCGCGGTTGccggcgagctgctcgacacGCTCTCTCGCATCCCTACAGCATACATGCAGGGCATCTCGGTCCCGTTCGTGCatcagctcggcgcggtcggctccctcctcggcggcgtggtACAAGGTCCACTCACCGTCAGCGCGTACATCCACGTACGCCAGATCCTGCTCACGTTGGGCAACATCCTCTCCCACCTCGAGAGCAGCCTCAAGTGCTCGGGCGGCATCGCTGAGCGGCTCTTTGACCACGTCGCTCGCATCGATACGTTCATGCAAGCCGAGGCGAGCGGGCGTGGACAGGAACTGTTGCAGGATGCCATCCACACACACCGCATCGCGCCAAAGGCCGAGTCCACCCCCACCGTGCCCTTGACGGCGCACCTGGTCCCTAGTCCTCAGCTTGTGACCGAGACATCCAACCATCCGTCCATTACGCCTTCCGACCAGGAGATGTTTACCCTCCCCGACGACCTGCTCCAGGACTGGCTGTTTCCCCAGGACCAGGCCCTGTTCGACTCGCTGTTCCGCGGACAGGGGTGA
- a CDS encoding uncharacterized protein (Phytanoyl-CoA dioxygenase): protein MRGMATSPQTVAPPLVAITPSRQEISAARLDARSIQRALEALSRDGIVVVEDVVDHDAIDALNAVMVKDAATLIARGTHGPFNYNLGNLQQSPPFDSAVFAPNIFVNPIATQITNAFLGERPTMSFLSSNVAVKADQGQPVHSDADFDYPSIPFAAVVNVGLVDMRPENGSTQLWLGTHNADISAQMGVHGDRDSGRIKDELLAGRAKVRPPIQPTIKKGSIVVRDLRLWHAGMPNRTDNVRVMLAMIHFAPWYRQRMTLRLPRTLRHVLDGNPRLAVSVDWVDEDIDHLNMPFGNAFDFSQDK from the exons ATGAGGGGAATGGCAACCTCCCCTCAGACCGTGGCTCCACCGCTGGTGGCCATTACCCCTTCGCGGCAGGAGATCTCTGCTGCGAGACTGGACGCTCGCTCCATACAGCGCGCTCTAGAGGcgctctcgcgcgacgGTATCGTCGTGGTGGAGGACGTGGTGGATCACGACGCCAttgacgcgctcaacgCTGTCATGGTAAAGGATGCTGCTACCCTCATCGCACGCGGTACGCATGGGCCTTTTAATTACAACCTCG GAAACCTTCAACAGTCCCCGCCATTCGACTCTGCAGTCTTCGCCCCAAACATATTCGTCAACCCCATCGCGACACAGATCACCAACGCATTCCTCGGAGAGCGGCCGACCATGAGCTTCCTCTCGAgcaacgtcgccgtcaaggccgatCAAGGCCAGCCGGTGCACTCAGATGCGGACTTTGACTACCCCAGT ATTCCCTTCGCTGCAGTGGTGAATGTCGGGCTGGTGGACATGCGTCCGGAGAATGGGTCGACGCAGCTATGGCTAGGTACGCACAATGCGGATATCAGTGCGCAGATGGGTGTACACGGGGATCGTGACTCTGGTCGCATCAAGGACGAACTGCTCGCCGGCCGCGCAAAAGTCCGCCCTCCCATCCAACCGACCATTAAGAAAG GCTCCATCGTCGTGCGTGACTTGCGCCTCTGGCATGCCGGTATGCCGAACCGCACCGACAATGTGCGCGTCATGCTGGCCATGATTCACTTCGCGCCCTGGTACCGCCAACGGATGACACTGCGGCTCCCCCGAACCCTCCGGCATGTGTTGGATGGCAATCCGAGGCTGGCCGTTTCGGTGGATtgggtggacgaggacattgaCCACCTGAACATGCCATTTGGGAACGCTTTCGACTTTAGCCAGGACAAGTAG
- a CDS encoding uncharacterized protein (Cupin) has translation MPDPVRNVHAALEHIAHPWQPHRVASVNNYDLKAVKLLGEFVWHKHDDTDELFYVLSGLLRIDMRGHSGEMTVELGPGDVYVVPRGVEHRPRAQEMVTALLFEPSGVVNTGNAVGSTLTSAVHELK, from the exons ATGCCCGACCCAGTCCGCAACGTccacgccgcgctcgagcacaTTGCCCACCCGTGGCAACCGCACCGCGTCGCCTCAGTCAACAACTacgacctcaaggccgtCAAGCTTCTCGGCGAATTCGTGTG GCACAAGCACGACGACACGGACGAGCTGTTCTACGTCCTCTCGGGACTGTTGCGGATTGATATGCGGGGGCACAGTGGAGAGATGACtgtcgagcttgggccGGGCGACGTCTATGTCGTCCCTCGTGGGGTGGAGCATCGCCCGCGGGCGCAGGAGATGGTCACGGCGCTGTTATTTGAGCCGAGCGGCGTGGTGAATACTGGTAACGCTGTGGGGTCGACACTGACTAGTGCTGTCCACGAGTTGAAGTag
- a CDS encoding uncharacterized protein (Acetamidase formamidase), with the protein MAPEPSEPRTVVHVDPFKTEVGQKGLHNRWHPDIPAYCKVKQGEVFKVECHDWTGGQISNNDNSDDIQNVDLTRIHNLSGPIAVEDAQPGDVLVVDILDITPFPNMQWGYTGVFERTNGGGLFSNDFDSKAAKAIWDFEGVYAVSRHIPGVRFAGIPHPGLIGTAPSQELLDTWNKRERGLVAEYGDPTPAVALVPNAQGAYIGQDIPDDVRKRIHDEGARTIPGREHGGNVDIKNLSRGSRCYFPVYIDGANLSLGDLHFSQGDGELSFCGAIEMAGIATLKCSVIKDGIKKLGDLKQPIFLPSPIDPMYAQQIIFEGLSVDVHGDGKQYSMDATVAYKQAARNCMAYIRKLGYSKEQAHLLLSAAPIESHVAAIVDVPNACVTMGLPTAIFDRDILPTDDGIETRKYTNAALRSDGVRCKQD; encoded by the exons ATGGCACCAGAACCGTCTGAGCCGCGCACCGTCGTCCATGTGGACCCGTTCAAGACCGAGGTCGGACAGAAGGGCCTGCACAACCGCTGGCA CCCCGACATTCCCGCGTACTGCAAGGTTAAGCAGGGCGAGGTGTTCAAGGTCGAGTGCCATGACTGGACAGGCGGACAGATTAGTAACAACGACAATTCCGATGACATCCAG AACGTCGACCTGACGCGCATCCATAACCTCTCTGGCCCGAttgccgtcgaggacgcccAGCCTGGTGACGTGCTTGTCGTCGACATCTTGGATATCACCCCGTTCCCGAACATGCAGTGGGGCTACACTGGCGTGTTTGAAA GGACCAACGGCGGTGGTCTGTTCTCAAACGACTTTGACAGcaaggctgccaaggcgATCTGGGATTTTGAGGGTGTCTACGCCGTGTCACGCCACATCCCGGGCGTGCGCTTCGCCGGTATTCCCCACCCC ggTTTGATCGGCACCGCGCCGTCGCAGGAGCTGCTGGACACGTGGAAtaagcgcgagcgcgggcTTGTGGCCGAGTACGGTGACCCGACCCCCGCGGTGGCCCTCGTGCCGAACGCTCAGGGCGCGTACATCGGGCAGGATATCCCCGATGACGTGCGCAAGCGTATCCACGACGAGGGTGCGCGTACGATCCCCGGTCGCGAGCACGGCGGCAACGTCGACATCAAG AACCTGTCCCGCGGCTCGCGCTGCTACTTCCCAGTGTACATTGACGGAGCGAATTTGTCGTTGGGTGACTTGCACTTTAGCCAGGGTGATGGCGAGTTGAGCTTCTGCGGCGCAATCGAGATGGCAGGTATCGCAACACTTAAGTGCAGCGTCATCAAGGATGGGATCAAGAAGCTCGGCGATCTCAAGCAGCCCATCTTCCTGCCCTCGCCCATTGACCCGATGTATGCCCAGCAGATCATCTTTGAGGGTCtcagcgtcgacgtccacgGCGACGGGAAGCAGTACTCGATGGACGCGACGGTCGCCTACAAGCAGGCAGCACGTAACTGCATGGCATACATCCGCAAGCTGGGGTACAGCAAGGAACAggcgcacctcctcctctcggcTGCGCCGATCGAGTCGCACGTCGCTgccatcgtcgacgtcccTAACGCCTGCGTCACAATGGGCCTGCCAACGGCCATCTTTGATCGCGACATCCTGCCTACCGACGATGGTATCGAGACGCGCAAGTACACCAATGCCGCGCTTCGTTCCGACGGAGTGCGGTGCAAACAGGATTAG